The region GCCAACCGCTCGACCTTCACCGTCGGGGTGATCCCTTCTTCCATAAACGCCTTGCCCGAAGCCGGCGCGTACTTCGCCGTTGTCAGCAACAGCGCGCCGCCATCGCTCAACGAGAACAACTGCTGATCCGAGCCGGTGCCAAAGGTCTTCTCGCCAATCAACTCGCCGCGCTTCTGATCGCGGACGGCAGCGGCGACGACTTCGGCAGGCCCGGAGGTGCTGCGGTCTATGACCACTGCGAGCGGCCCGTTGAAGACGACCTTCGCCGGGTCAGCCGTGAAGCTTTGAATCTCTTTGTCGCCCTTGCCGAGGGTGCGCGCCAGCGTGCCGGAGCCGACGAAGAGGTTGGCGACGGCGACGCCCTCTTGCAGTTTGCCGTTGGCGGCGCCGCGCAGATCGAGGACGATCTTTTGCGCGCCCTTGGCGGTCAAATCATTCACCGCCGATTTCACTTCCGCGGCCTTGCCGTCGGCGAGACTGGTCACCTTGATGTAGCCAACGCCCGGCTCTTCGATGCGGGTCTCGACGGCGGGCTGGGCGATCTTGGCACGTGTCACCGTCAGCTTGTGCGATTGGCCCTGATGCAGGACGCGCAGATCAATCGTCGTTCCCGCCTGGCCGTTGACCAGTTGCTCGACGTCATAGAGGCTGAGGTCGCGCGACGGCACCTTGCCGACGTATTCGATGAAGTCACCGGCGCGAATGCCAAGCTGGTCGGCGGGCGATCCCTTGAGCACCGCGACGACGTAGGCGTAACCGCCAACCTTTGACAAGATCATGCCGGTCTCTGCACGGCTGGCTTTCGGGTCGTACTGCTTGACCTGCTCCGGCGTCAGATAAGCGCTGTACGGGTCAAGCCCTTCGGCGAGCCCGCGCAGGCTGCCGATGCGCACCTTTTCGAGATCAGGCTGCTCGACGTAGTCGCGGATGATGTGACTGAGCACTTCATCAAAGATGGAAATCTGGCCATACTGACTGCCGCGCGCCACGACCTGGCTCGACTTCGACATGAAGCTGCCGACGATGGCGTAGAAGGCGATAAGAGTTGAGAAAACGACAATCGCGATCTTGGTCTTGAACCGCATCAGGTACTCCTCGTGTGGGCTTTATCCGCCAACTCATGATAACCCGACCCGCTATCAGGCGCAATGGTCAGTTGCCAATGGTCAGGAGGCAGGAGGCAGGAAGCAGGAGGCAGCCAGAGGGTATAAACTGTTTTGACGATCAGTTGTAATCAACGATCAACTGCCTCCTGCCTCCTGCTTCCTGCTTCCTACCCCCGGTCCCCATCGTTGACACTCTCCAAATGCGCTTCATATACTCTTGCCAATGCGAGTACTCGCCATAGACCTGGGCTCGAAGCGCATCGGCACCGCTGTTTCCGACGCGCTCGGCCTGAGTGCCCGCCCGGTCGAAACGATTCGCAGGACGAGCCTCGAACGTGACCTCGCGCGCCTGCAAGCCCTCGTCGAAGACCTCGAAGTCGAAGCCGTCGTCGTCGGTCTGCCGCTGAGAATGGATGGACAGATCGGCGATGCGGCAAGCGGCGTGCTGCGCTTTGTCGAACGACTGCGCGCCCGGCTCGCCGTCCAGGTCTTTACTCAGGACGAGCGGCTGACCAGTTACGAGGCCGAGCAGATGATGATCGAACGCGGCCTCAACCGCGAAGCGCGGCGGGCGCGCTCGGATGAATTCGCCGCCCTGCTGATTCTCGAAGACTTTCTCGCGGCATCGCAAAGAGTGAACCGTGCCACAAATCACCATGATTGAACCGCTCAACATCGCGCCCGGCGCTGCGCCGCCTTCATCCGCACAGCGCGCCGGCGAGCGCGGCTTTTCGCTGTTAAAGTTTACGCTGCTGCTGCTCGTCTTGCTTATCCTGGCCGCGGGCGCCGGCTTGCTGTGGGTGCGCGCGGACGTCAACCGCCCGGTCGAGCATCCGTCAGCCGAACGAATCATCACCATCGAACCGGGCACCGGCGCGGCCGGCGTCATCGCCAAGCTCAGCGAAGCCGGCATCGTGCAGCACCCCATCCCGCTACGGGTCTACTTGCGGGTGACAGGGCACGGCAGCGGCTTGCGCGCCGGCGATTACAAGTTCGCTTCGCCCATCTCACCCATGCAGGCGATTGACAAGATTCGCCGCGGCGAAGTCTTTCTTGAGCGCGTCACGATCCCTGAAGGCTATAACCGCTTTGACATTGCCGAGACGCTCGCCGAGAAGACCGGCAAGGCGACCAAAGAAGAGTTCCTGCGCCTGATGGATGACACGTCGTTGATTCAGCGGATTGCGCCGCAGGCGCGCAACCTCGAAGGCTATCTCTTCCCGGACACCTATAACTACACGACGAAGACGACGGCCGAAGAGTTGGTTCGCGCCATGGTCAATCGCTTCAATGAAGTCTTTACGCCGGAATGGGGCACGCGCGCCAACCAGGCGAACCTCACCGTCCATCAGGTCGTGACGCTGGCTTCGATCATCGAGCGCGAAGCGAAAATCCCCGACGAGCGGCCACATATGGCCTCGGTCTTTTTCAACCGTTTGAAGATCGGCATGCCGCTCGGCAGCGACCCGACCTTTATTTACGCGGCGATTTTGGCCGGCGATTACGACGGCAACCCAAATCAGCCGCGCCACCGGCAGCGCCAATCCCCTTACAACACCTATCTGGTCAGCGGCCTGCCGCCCGGCCCCATCGCTTCGCCGGGCCGCGCTTCGCTCGAAGCCGTGCTTAATCCCGACCAGACCGAAGACCTCTACTTCGTCGTCAACAGCCGCGACGGGCGGCACAAGTTCTCGCGCACCGCCGCCGAGCACGACGCCGCCGTTTCAGAATACCGGAAGCTGCAAAAAGAATTGCGCGAAGAACAGAACCGCTGACCTGCGGTCAGGAAGGCAAAAGTAAAAAGTAAAAAGGCAAAAGGTCGGCAGGGGATTAAATAAGTAGCCTCAGGCTATCTATTATTTCGGCTCCGCCACTTTTGCCTTTTTACTTTTTACTTTTGCCTTTCACTGCTCCTGTGGCGGGCGTTCGCCGAGGCGCACAGGGACGGTCGTGTTGTTGCCGTCGCGCAGGACTTCGACCTGAACGGTTTCGCCAGGCTTCTTGTCTTGCAGCGCGTTTTGCAGATCGTCGCTGCTCGCGACCTTCTTGCCATCTATGCCAACGATGATGTCGCCCATGCGCTGAATCACGATGTTGCCCCAGACGTCCTGGTTGAGCGCCGCGCTGCGCAAGCCGGCAACCGCCGCGCCGCTGCCGCGCACCACATTGCTAATCATCAGCCCTTCGGCGACCGGCAGCTCGAAGGCGCGCGCCAGTCGCGCATTGATGGGGAACGAGCCGACGCCGAGCCACGGGCGCGACACATAGCCTTTGCTGATCAGCTCGGGAATGATCTTCTTGGCGACATCTATCGGCACGGCGAAGCCGATGCCGACCGAACCGCCGCCGTTCGGGCTGTAGATAGCGGTGTTGATGCCGATCTGCTCGCCTCTGGCGTTCAACAGCGGCCCGCCCGAATTGCCGGGATTGATTGAGGCGTCGGTCTGAATCGCGCCGTTGATCGTGCGCCGCGATGCCGGATCGTTCAAGGGGCGCTCAAGGCCGCTGATGATGCCGGTCGTCAGCGTTCGCTGCAAGCCGAACGGATTGCCGATAGCTAAAACTTTCTGGCCGACCTTCAAACCCGTCGAGGTGCCCAGGCGGATCACCGTCAGCTTGTGATCGCGCGGCGGCTCGATCTTGATGACCGCCAGATCATTGTCGCGGTCGGTGCCGACCAGCTTGCCCATGTACTTGTCGTTCTCGACCTGTACTTCGAGTTGCGTCGCCCCCTGGACCACATGAAAGTTGGTCAGGATGTAGCCTTTCTCATCGATGACCGAGCCGGAGCCGGTGCCTTCCGAAGGGTAGATGCCAAAGAGCGTTTGCTGATACACCTTGCTGGTGATATTGACAACGCCGGGGCTGTAGACTTGATAGATTTCGATGTTGTTCTGCTCGTCGGTGGCGACGGTCGGATCGGCGATGGCGACCGGCTCCAATCCGGCGCCGAAGCTGCCGAGACCGCGGCCCGATTTGTCCAACGTGCGCTGCGCCAGGACGATGACCAGAACCGCAAACAGTGCCGAGAGCATGGCAATCGCTACCAGTTGCTTGCCGGAGACGCGATACATAGTTACTTCCTCCTTCATCATAGCTACGACTCCCAACCCATTATGGTAATCCAAAGGCGCGCGTTCAACCATCAGCCGGCGCGCTTATCAATAACGCCTTCACCGCTGGTCGGGTTGCGCCATTTTCGCTCAGGGTTGTTAAGAGTTTGTAAAGAAGTGGAAGAAGTCGGCGCAGAAAAAGAGGCCGGCACACAGACCGGTCAAAAGACACGGGCCCGTGCGCCAGCCTATCCCAAAGTCAGTTTTGTTTGTCTGCTCACACAACTGTGCGGCGACCGCTCAGCAGGTTGATGATCAACACGACCGCGGCGATAACCAACAACAAGTGAATCAGCGCGCCGCCGACGTGGCCGACCAGGCCGAGCAGCCACAACACTAAAAGAATGACAAAGATTGTCCAAAGCATCGTGTCCCTCCATCTTCAGTTTGTAGTTACGCTCTGCCCGCATCGCCAGCTATCGGCTTCTGCGTCGAACGCTCACTCTTACTAGAGCAATGGCTGTGCCATCAGCGGAGAAGTTGCGGATAGGCCCAAGATGCGGAGAAATAAGTCGGTTTTGAAGGCCGCGGAGGAGCGGCCGGCGGCGTGCGTATCCTATCTTTACAAGCAAAGCAATGCAGTGTATCGAATGTCGCGTGGCGCGGTCAGCAGAGAGGAAAAGCAGGCCCGACGCGGGCGTTGCGCGAGGCGCGGCGACAAGGGGTATGACCTGTCGCCGCGCCTCGCACTCGTTGCCTTCTCCTAAGGCTGGGTCAGGCAGTTGGGAAGGGCCACATCGCCCTGCTGGCCCCATTGGGTGAAGATGAAGGACGTATAGTTGGCCGACGATTTCGGGATGATCCAGATGCCTTGCGAGGCGCGCCAGATACCGGGATCGGCTTTGCCGTCACCGTCGAAGTCACCGACGACCGGCGTGTCGCCTAAGGAGGGGTAGCCTGCCGGCACAAACAGCGGCTGGCCCGCCGCGAAGCTGTAGCCGTGGCTCGACAGCAGAATCGCAAAGGCCGCGCTCTGGCCGCCTACAGGCGCCGCCATATACCCGATGTCGGCTTTGCCGTCACCATCAAAGTCGCCCGCAATGGGCTGCAATCCAGCGCCGCCCCAATTGAAGAACTGTGCGTTGTTGGTGTTGTAGTTTGCAGACGACTTCAAGAAGCCCCATATGCCATTGCGATAGTAGCCGAAGTCGGCTTTGCCATCCCCATCGATGTCGGCAACGATGGGCATATCGCCCTGCTGGCCCCACTGGGTGAAGATGAAGGACGTATAGTTGGCCGACGATTTCGGGATGATCCAGATGCCTTGCGAGGCGCGCCAGATGCCGGGATCGGCTTTGCCGTCACCGTCGAAGTCACCGACGACCGGCGTGTCGCCTAAGGAGGGGTAGCCTGCCGGCACAAACAGCGGCTGGCCCGCCGCGAAGCTGTAGCCGTGGCTCGACAGCAGGATGGCGTAGCTCGCGCTCTGGCCGTTAGCCGGCGGCACGACGTAGGCGAGATCGGCTTTGCCGTCGCCATCGAAATCCGCGACGACGGGCGCCATGCTATTGCCGCCCCAATTGAAGTAGGTGCTGCTGTCGAAGCCGAGATTCTTCGACGATTGCAAAAAAGCCCACATCCCGTTGCGGTAAAAGCTGACATCGCTCTTGCCGTCGCCGTCCAGATCAGCCGCCACGCGATGCGGCGGCGCGCTGCTGCCGACATTAATGGCGACGTTGGGTGACATCGCGCCGAAAAAGCCCGTGACATTATCATTGCGGTACATCTGCCACTGGAAGTTATAGGTGCCGGGCGTCGTCGGCGCGGTCGCCTGGAATGTGATGTTCAGTTGCTGGCCCGCGGCTGTCGGCAGCAAGCTGTCGAGCGGCAGGCCATTGCCGCCCCAGGTCGAATTCAGCGCCGGGTTCTGCGAGCCGAGGTAGTACATGCCGGCTTCGTTCCAGTTTGCCGTGCCGCTGTCCAAGAAGATGATCGTCGCGGTGAAGACCTGGCCGGGGCTCAATGTGCTCGGCACCGACTGCGAAATGAATTGCGCATTGTAAGTCCCGCCGCCGCCGCCGCCGCCCGCCGAGTTGATGGTGATCGATAGCGGCTTGCTGGCGGTCGCCTGCGTGGCTGCCGAATCGTGAACCTGGACGGTGAAGTTCGCCGTCATTGCGGTCGTCGGTATGCCGTTGATGACGCCGGTCAAGGCGTTCAGCGACAATCCCGCCGGCAGCGCGCCGCTCGTCAGGCTCCAGGCGTAAGGCGGTGTGCCGCCGGTCGCTTGCAGCGTTGCCGCGTACGCCGTGTTGACTGTGCCGCTGGGCAGCGAAGCCGTCGTGATGCTCAAGCTGCCGCCACCGCCACCCGAGCCGGGGTAGATCGACACGATGCCTGCTTTGTCGTCATCCATGACGGTGGCGCATCGGCCATCGAAGTGCGCGTAGGCATACATCGTCCCATTGGGATCGGCCGTGTGGCCGAGCCCCATCGCATGGCCCATCTCGTGGGTTGTGATCTCGCGCACATTGCAGTGGTCGTTGAAATAGCAGCTCGCATACGGGTTGAACGAGATGAAACCGCCCTGCGCCTGTCGGTAGGTGACGCCGCCGATGACTGTGGTAGTGCCGTTCCAGCCCAGGCCACCGAGCGCCAGGACCCCCGAACAGCCTGTGCCCGCCGACCAGCGGCCATCACAGGAGTTGAACAGAATCAGGTTGAGGCCACCGGCTTCGCGGCAAGCGCCCGTCGTCCCGCCGTTGATGATCCGCAAAGAGGTGCCGGGAACCGCGCCCCAGCAGTTCATCGCCGCCGTGACGTCGTCCATGATCTGCGCGTTCGGCGCGCCGTCGGGATTGACCAGGAAAGAGACCGGCTGGCCACTGTCGGGCTCGAACCAGCGCGGGTGCGAGCTGCTGATGTAAGTCCATTCGGCATGAATGTCGCCGTGGCCGGCAATCTTCTTGTATTCGGCGGGCCGCCCGTTCAAAGGCAGATTCGCGTAATAGGTCTGCTGAAACTGTTCGGAGCGCTCAAGGTTGGCCGCCAGCCGCTCGCGCACCATCGCGAGGTAGCTGTTCTTCTCCATGCGGTCGGTGATCGTGCGCGGCGACTGCTTGCCGAGCGCTTGCGGGCGCAGCGAGGTATTCTCGTCCGATTCGCCGCGCTGGTAGTATTCGCGCCCGCTGGCTTCGTCTTTGACGACCGTGAATTTGCCGAGAAACATCTGGTAGGTGCGCAGGCTGCCGTCCTTCCAGGTGTCGAGGTAGAGCAATACGCGCTCGTCGCGCTTGAACTGCGGATTGCCCCAGACCGTCAGGCCGCGGTCGCCGACTTGCCCGCCAAGCTCTTTCAAGACGATGCGGCGCTCGCTGATCTGGCCTTTCAGAACTTCCTGAACCTTGACCGTGATGTAGGTATAAATGCGATCCTGCTGGCTGTCGTAGTTGCTTTCGATGCCCAGGACTTTCCCGGTGACGATGACGCGGGCGCCGACGATCATATCGTCATCGGCCATCGGCACGATGGTGGTGGCCGAAGTCGGCTGCGCGGCGGCCAGCAGACCGAGCGTCAGCACGAAGAATTGAATAGATGCCGATTTGAATAAGCGGATCATACTTGCCTCCACAAATGGGACCCCTGCGATGGAATGACGCCAGCTCGTAAACTGCTGCGCGACTTGCTGCGTTCCCACTTGCCGGACGGCTTGAACAGCCGCGCCACGGCAGCGCTTCAGTCTGAGGCAGTTGCTGCTAGACGATTAACTGTTTAGTGCTGCAGGGGCTTACTCACATCGGAATCGGGGCAAAGGCTTCACCGCTTTTCCGACCCGGAGCTTATCAAGTTACGAAATGAGATCGCTTAGCTAATACTAATTCAGGGGCTAATCAACCTGCAGTCGTGCTAGTAAATCACAGGCACGGACCTTTGTCAAACGTAAGAAAACCAAGCAAGATCAAGGCCAATCTTCGACCCTTGCGCGATACGAATCGGCGCTCGCACAAATCCGGCAAAAGACGACAATGGCTTACCGCAATGGGTAAAGTCGGTGGCCGCAGCCGCCCTTTCGGTTCACGCCGCCTCGGCTTAGAAAGGAGACGCCGCCCATCCGTGCGACAAATTGTGTCATCTGGCAGCGCCGTTTTCTCGCATCGCTCGGAACCAATGACAAAGGATCAATTGACTTTGCCGCCGCCGCGCTTTTACACTCGCCTTTGCGCGGCGCGCCGGTCTGGGCGCTGAGAACCACGACCCCATGAAGCTTTCCGTCGTCATCCCTGTCTTCAATGAAGCGGCCACCATCGCCGAAGTCATCCGCCGCGTTCAAGCCATAGACCTGCCTAAAGAACTGCTCATCGTTGATGACGGCTCGACCGACGGCACGCGCGACCTGCTTGCGCAACTCGCGGCGCGGCACACGAACCTGCGCCTTTTTCTGCAACCGCGGAATCAGGGCAAAGGCGCGGCGCTCAGGCGCGGCTTTCAAGAAGCGACCGGCGATTACGTGCTGGTGCAGGACGCCGACCTGGAATACGACCCGGCGGATTATCCTGTGCTGCTGAAGCCGCTCGTCGAAGGCAAAGCCGATGTCGTCTACGGCTCGCGCTTTTTGACGACCAAAGAACACCGCGTGCTGTTCTTCTGGCATTCGGTCGGCAACCGGCTGCTGACGCTGATCTCGAATATGTTTACGAACTTGAACATGACCGATATGGAGACTGGCTACAAAGTCTTCCGGCGCGAAGTGATTCAAGCCATCCGCCTGGAGCAGAATCGCTTTGGCTTCGAGCCGGAAGTGACCGTGAAGATCGCCCGCATGGGATTGCGCATCTACGAAGTCGGCATCTCGTATTCGGGGCGCACCTACGAAGAGGGCAAGAAGATCGGCTGGCGCGACGGCGTCAAAGCGCTGTGGTGCTTGCTGAAGTATTCGGTCAAAACACCGCGCACCAAATTTCAGACGGCCCCGCAGAAACCCCAGCCGAGCGACCAGGCGTTCGATCACTGACTAGGGGCGATCTTTGAAGGTGTAGAAGTGATGGTGGCCCGTGGGAAAGATGGTGAGCAACAGCCCTGCAATGTCGTGCCGCCAGTTCTCAGGAAATCGCTGGTACAGGTCTTCGTGTATCAGGCTGGGATCGAGCCGCAGCTCGCGATAGCTGGCCACCTCGCCGTCGCGGTTACGGTAGACCGTTCCGTAAGTCGGATCGTACATATGCCACGCGTTGCCATAAAAGACTTCGACGACCGCATGCGTGCCCGGCGGTATCTGCCCATTGCTCAAGTGAATCTCGCGCACCTTATAGTTGCCATTGCGCAGCAGCGTTGCCATGGCGGTGCTAAGGTGGCCGCAATAGCGCGAGCCGCTCTCCAGAATGCGACGCGGCGTGCCGATCTCCCACTGCGTTTCGTCGTAATTGAGCTTGGTGGCGACATACTCATTGACCGCAAGGATGATCGCTTCGTCGGTCTGCTTGCCCGCGGTGATCTGATTATAGAGGTCGCGGTAAAACGCGCCGTTGGCCGCATCATAATCCTCGTAGGAAACCGTTGTGATGCCGGGCAGGTCGCGCAACGTGACGGCTTTGCCGCCATCAAACGCCAGGTCGCCCAGCTCGATGATATTCTCCCAGGGTGCTTGCGGTGGCGAAACGGAAATCAATCTCCCGGTTTCGCCGTCCCTTGACAGGATGAGGTCATAGCTCGCGCCCGGATACCAGGTGACATCGAGCAGCAGGAAGCGCCCCGCCTGATCGCTCAGCGCCGCCCAACCTGAGCGTGAATCGAGCGCCTGAATCTGCGCCCCGGCGACGCCGACCTTGCCGGCGAGAGAGACCAGTTGCGGCGCGTGGCCGCGCCACCGCGAAACTCTCATCTCGGCTTTCACGATGACGCGATGCGCTTGATGCCGCAGCTTTTCGGAGAAGAGCAGGCCCGCCAGCAGCGCCACCAGCAGCGCCGCGAGAAAATAGAAACCAACGCGTCTGACGGTCGCAAGCGTCATAAGAGATGACCTCGATTATGCAACTCAGAGATGGAAGAAGACAACGGCTCGCCGTGCTGCTCTGCGGCGCTGTGCTGATGCTGTCTCAGTCAACTCCTTTGCCGGCGGCAGCGGGCCAGAAAGCCCATGCCAATGCGCCGGCGCAGGCGACGGGCCAGCGCGCGCCAACGCTCGGCGCAGACCTTTACTTCGCCAATAACATCTCGCCGCTGATCGCTGCCTGGCAAGACAAACAGCAAGGCGACGAGATGGCCGCGGCGTTTAAGGCCGCCGGCTTGAAGAGTCTGCGCTTTAGCTCGCACGGGTATTACAGCGCCCGCGGCGAGCAGGCGACCGCGCAGGTCAAAGCCGAAAACAAGCTGACGAATCAATATCCCTGGTTCGCGCTCGACGACTACGCCGACTTCATCGCCGCGCATGACTTCACGACGGTCTTTGGCGTCAACGTCGAAGAAGGGCCGCAGGCCGCCTTTGATGCGGTGCAGAAATTTCTGAGTCGCAACTTGCAAGCGAAGCTCGTCGCCGTCGAATTGTCGAACGAGCCGTGGCTGAATTACCGCCCGTGGCAGCCGGAAGAATATGCGGTGCGCGCCGCCGACGTGATTGAGCGATTGACGCCGCTCGGCGTGCGCTTCGCCCTGCCGCTGACCGTCGGCAACGATAACAACACACCGACCAAACTCACAGACACGGTGTGGAACACGCGCATGCTTCAGGCGCTCACGAAACGCATTGATCTTGCGAGCCGCACGGACATCCTGGGCGTGCTGCATCTCTACTCAGGCGGCATGCGCGGCAAGAGCGTAGATTACTTTAACCAGATCGTCCGCCCGTTTGCGCCGCGCATGCGTTATCTGGTTACCGAGTTCAACATCCGCCTGAGCCTCGAAGGCAATCCGCACCTGACGAACAAGTACGCGATGGAGATGGCGCGCAAGCTCGCCGACGTCCTGAGCCGCCCGGAAATCGAAGCCATGTACATTCACGCCGTGCCTTATCATTCGGTGCTCTACTGGGCGAACCGCCGAGGCCGCGTCACGGTCGTCGGTCTCGCCGACGAGCGACTGAAAGGCGAGGCGCTCAATCGCGGCTGGCACCTGACGCCGGCGGGCCGCGTTTATGGCTTCTATTCACGGCTCGCCTGGAATGGTGACCTGCTCGATTATCACGGCGGCGACCAGCAGAGTTACTGGGCGGTGCGCGCAAGCGACGGGCGCACCATCATCACGCTGCTGAATGATGATGACCGGGCGACGAAGAAGAAGCTCAAGGTCGCGGGCCACGAGTTGACGCTCGCCGCGCCGCCGCGCGCCATTGTCAGCTTCGACATCAGCGGTCAGGAGGTCGAGCGGCTGGTGCTGCCTTACTGAGCCGCGCCTGTTTGACTCGCCGTTCGTCGCCTTATACAATCCGCCTTCGCCCCGGCCTGCACTCATTATCCGAAGGAGGATCAATCGGTGGACGAATTACTGAGCAAAGAGAATCTCGATTACCGCGACCGCGCACGCCAGGTCGCCGAACAGTATGTGAAGCCGGTCGCCGCCGAGCTTGACCGCACCGGCGAATATCCCTGGGATGTCATCAAGGCCCTGCAAGAGACTCAGCTCATGGGCATGTGGATTCCGAAGGATTTCGGCGGCGGCAGCTCTGGCCTGCTCAATCTCTGCATCGTCGTCGAAGAAATCTCGCGGGCCTGTGGCGCCATCGGCTGCGCTTATGTGGTCAACGCGCTCGGCTCGCTGCCGATTGTTCTGGGCGGCACCGAAGAACAGAAGAAGCAGTACCTGCCCGACATCGCCGCTGGCCGTAAGCTGATCGCCTTCTGCCTCTCTGAAAAGAATGCCGGCTCGGACGCCGGTAGTCTGCAAACGCGCGCCGAGCGCGACAGCGATGGCTACGTCATCAATGGCGATAAGAAGTGGACGACCAATGGCGCGGCGGCGAGCCTCTACACGGTCTTTGCGACGACCAACCCGGAGCGCGGCACGCGCGGCGTCACCGGCTTTATCGTCGAGCGCGAAACGCCGGGCTTCGAGCTGGGCAAGCGCGAAGACTTGATGGGCATTCGCTGTGTGCCGGTCAACGAAACGCACTTCCGCAATGTGCGCGTGCCCGAAGCGAGCTTGCTCGGCGGCAGCGAAGGGCGCGGCTTCAAGCACGCAATGATGACGCTGGATGTCGCTCGCCCCTTTGTCGCCGCGCAGGGCTTAGGCATCGCGCAGGGCGCGTTAGACCTGGCGCTCGGATACACCAAGCAGCGGCAGCAGTTCGGCCAATCCATCGCCTCGTTCCAGGGCATTCAATTTATGCTCGCAGACATGGCGACGCAGGTCGAAGCGGCGCGCCATCTGGTCTATGCGGCGGCGCGCGCCGTGGACGCGGGCGTCAAAGATGTCTCGAAGATTTCGGCGATGTCGAAAGTCTTTGCCACAGACACGGCCATGCGCGTCACCACCGACGCCGTACAGTTGTTTGGCGGTTACGGTTACTGTCGCGATTATCCGGTCGAGAAGTTCATGCGCGACGCCAAGATCACGCAGATTTACGAAGGCACGAATCAGATTCAACGCATGGTGATTGGCCGCGCTTTGATCCGCGAGGGAGCATCGAGATAAATGATGAACGATGAATGATGAATGATGAACTGCCGGAGACAAGTCCCATTACGGCGGGTGCTAGCTCTGTAATTCATCACTCATCATTCATCGTTCATCATTTTCAATAGACCTTCTGCACGCGCACGCCGGTGTAGTACTTCTGAAGAATCTGTGTGTAGGAGTAGCCATCGCGCGCCAGCCCGTAAGCGCCTACCTGGCACATGCCGACGCCGTGGCCCCAGCCGCGCCCCGTGAAGACGAAAGCCGTGACCCGCCCGCGCGCATCAAACTCGCGGTCAACGACGAAGAGGTTTTCTTTCAATCCGAGAACGCTGCGCAACTGCGGCCCGCGCAGGCTCGTCGTGCCGTCCGGGCCGGCGACTTCGATTTCAATCACGCGGCTCGACTCGGTGAATTCAGTCGGCGTGAGGCTGTCGAGCGGCCCGACGTTGACGCCGGCGCGCGCCAATCGCCGCCGCACTTCTTCAGCACTGATGCGTTCCTGCCACTGCGCGACGCTGGAAAAGCGGTCGCTCGAAGCGCCGCGCTCCGACGGCGTGGCTTCAAGAAAATCGACGCGCCCCGCCGAGTCCATGTGATAGATGACGCTCTCGCCGCCCACCAGGGTCAGGCGGTCAACCGCATAGCCCGCGTCGCCAAAGCGGCGGAACAAATACGCGCCCGGTTCGACTTCAAGGCCATCGAGCGTCTGCCGCCCGGCAAGGCGATTAGTGGAATTGTCGCGGTCAAAGCCCGAGGCGTTCGAGTAAGCAATAATCTCTTTGGCGGTCATCTCCTGGCCGGCGCGCGTGGGCCGC is a window of Blastocatellia bacterium DNA encoding:
- a CDS encoding S41 family peptidase; translation: MRFKTKIAIVVFSTLIAFYAIVGSFMSKSSQVVARGSQYGQISIFDEVLSHIIRDYVEQPDLEKVRIGSLRGLAEGLDPYSAYLTPEQVKQYDPKASRAETGMILSKVGGYAYVVAVLKGSPADQLGIRAGDFIEYVGKVPSRDLSLYDVEQLVNGQAGTTIDLRVLHQGQSHKLTVTRAKIAQPAVETRIEEPGVGYIKVTSLADGKAAEVKSAVNDLTAKGAQKIVLDLRGAANGKLQEGVAVANLFVGSGTLARTLGKGDKEIQSFTADPAKVVFNGPLAVVIDRSTSGPAEVVAAAVRDQKRGELIGEKTFGTGSDQQLFSLSDGGALLLTTAKYAPASGKAFMEEGITPTVKVERLAETETILPDTDDDDDADKPEQQQQPQAAPVKPPAPVEDVQLKKAFEIIKQAPAKGAAAQKRAAAKAASAIDSAYADRLAT
- the ruvX gene encoding Holliday junction resolvase RuvX; this translates as MRVLAIDLGSKRIGTAVSDALGLSARPVETIRRTSLERDLARLQALVEDLEVEAVVVGLPLRMDGQIGDAASGVLRFVERLRARLAVQVFTQDERLTSYEAEQMMIERGLNREARRARSDEFAALLILEDFLAASQRVNRATNHHD
- the mltG gene encoding endolytic transglycosylase MltG, whose translation is MPQITMIEPLNIAPGAAPPSSAQRAGERGFSLLKFTLLLLVLLILAAGAGLLWVRADVNRPVEHPSAERIITIEPGTGAAGVIAKLSEAGIVQHPIPLRVYLRVTGHGSGLRAGDYKFASPISPMQAIDKIRRGEVFLERVTIPEGYNRFDIAETLAEKTGKATKEEFLRLMDDTSLIQRIAPQARNLEGYLFPDTYNYTTKTTAEELVRAMVNRFNEVFTPEWGTRANQANLTVHQVVTLASIIEREAKIPDERPHMASVFFNRLKIGMPLGSDPTFIYAAILAGDYDGNPNQPRHRQRQSPYNTYLVSGLPPGPIASPGRASLEAVLNPDQTEDLYFVVNSRDGRHKFSRTAAEHDAAVSEYRKLQKELREEQNR
- a CDS encoding trypsin-like peptidase domain-containing protein, whose amino-acid sequence is MMKEEVTMYRVSGKQLVAIAMLSALFAVLVIVLAQRTLDKSGRGLGSFGAGLEPVAIADPTVATDEQNNIEIYQVYSPGVVNITSKVYQQTLFGIYPSEGTGSGSVIDEKGYILTNFHVVQGATQLEVQVENDKYMGKLVGTDRDNDLAVIKIEPPRDHKLTVIRLGTSTGLKVGQKVLAIGNPFGLQRTLTTGIISGLERPLNDPASRRTINGAIQTDASINPGNSGGPLLNARGEQIGINTAIYSPNGGGSVGIGFAVPIDVAKKIIPELISKGYVSRPWLGVGSFPINARLARAFELPVAEGLMISNVVRGSGAAVAGLRSAALNQDVWGNIVIQRMGDIIVGIDGKKVASSDDLQNALQDKKPGETVQVEVLRDGNNTTVPVRLGERPPQEQ
- a CDS encoding lmo0937 family membrane protein; protein product: MLWTIFVILLVLWLLGLVGHVGGALIHLLLVIAAVVLIINLLSGRRTVV